A region from the Benincasa hispida cultivar B227 chromosome 12, ASM972705v1, whole genome shotgun sequence genome encodes:
- the LOC120068435 gene encoding succinate--CoA ligase [ADP-forming] subunit beta, mitochondrial produces the protein MVRGLLNKLVSRSLSVAGKWQQQQLRRLNVHEYQGAELMNKYGINVPKGIAVSSVEEAKNAMQTVFPDAKELVVKSQILAGGRGLGTFKSGLKGGVHIVKVDQVEEIAGKMLGQILVTKQTGPQGKVVSKVYLCEKLSLINEMYFAITLDRKTAGPLIIACRKGGTSIEDLAENFPDMIIKVPIDVFKGITDEDAAKVVDGLAPKVADRQDSIEQVKKLYKLFCECDCTLLEVNPIAETSENQLVAADAKLNFDDNAAFRQKAIFSLRDPTQEDPREVDAAKADLNYIGLDGEIGCMVNGAGLAMATMDIIKLHGGTPANFLDVGGNASEGQVVEAFKILTSDEKVKAILVNIFGGIMKCDVIASGIVNAAKQVALKVPVVVRLEGTNVDQGKRILKESGMTLITAEDLDDAAEKAVKAAY, from the exons ATGGTGAGAGGGTTGCTCAATAAGCTCGTCTCTCGATCTCTTTCTGTCGCGGGAAAATGGCAGCAACAACAGCTGCGTCGTCTCAACGTCCATGAGTATCAG GGTGCTGAGCTGATGAACAAATACGGGATCAATGTGCCAAAGGGTATTGCTGTTTCCTCTGTTGAAGAAGCAAAAAACGCAATGCAAACTGTTTTTCCTGATGCGAAAGAG CTGGTCGTTAAAAGCCAAATTTTGGCTGGTGGAAGAGGTTTGGGAACATTCAAAAGCGGCTTAAAGGGTGGAGTTCACATTGTGAAGGTGGATCAGGTTGAAGAGATTGCTG GAAAGATGCTTGGGCAGATACTTGTCACCAAACAAACTGGTCCCCAGGGCAAAGTTGTCAGTAAG GTTTATCTGTGTGAGAAGTTGTCACTTATCAATGAAATGTACTTCGCTATCACTCTGGATCGTAAAACTGCCGGTCCA CTTATAATTGCCTGTAGAAAGGGTGGAACTAGCATCGAAGATCTTGCTGAGAACTTCCCAGATATGATTATAAAG GTACCTATTGATGTTTTCAAAGGAATAACGGATGAAGATGCTGCAAAGGTTGTGGATGGTTTGGCTCCCAAGGTTGCTGATAGACAGGATTCGATTGAACAAGTGAAAAAATTGTATAAACTCTTCTGCGAATGTGACTGCACATTGCTGGAA GTAAATCCCATTGCGGAGACTTCAGAAAATCAGTTGGTGGCTGCCGATGCTAAGCTAAACTTTGATGATAATGCTGCATTTCGTCAGAAAGCAATATTTTCTCTTCGTGATCCAACTCAAGAGGATCCTCGAGAG GTTGATGCTGCCAAAGCagatctaaattacattggtTTAGATGGAGAAATTGGTTGCATGGTCAATGGTGCAGGATTAGCAATGGCTACGATGGATATAATTAAGCTGCATGGGGGAACTCCTGCCAATTTCCTTGATGTAGGTGGAAATGCTTCTGAAGGCCAG GTAGTTGAGGCATTTAAGATATTGACTTCTGACGAGAAAGTTAAAGCAATTTTGGTGAACATTTTTGGTGGAATAATGAAATGTGATGTCATAGCTAGTGGAATTGTCAACGCTGCCAAACAG GTTGCCCTCAAAGTGCCCGTGGTTGTTCGGCTTGAAGGTACAAATGTTGACCAAGGAAAAAGAATTCTGAAG GAAAGTGGCATGACATTGATAACGGCAGAAGATCTGGATGATGCTGCAGAGAAAGCAGTTAAAGCAGCATATTGA